A region from the Bacillus sp. BGMRC 2118 genome encodes:
- the ftsW gene encoding putative lipid II flippase FtsW, whose product MLKKMFQLYDYSIVITVLLLGLFGVVMVYSSSMVIAVSHYEYDANYFFLKQRMWFILSSIVFFITMILPYRIYFKLFKIIAMGSIAVLILVYLVGHTANNAQSWIAIGGFRLQPGEFVKIGVIIYLAAIFSKKQKYIDDFGTAVIPPLVFTIIIFMLVFFQPDLGTAVLISMIAVVMTLSSGMNMKNVMKLLGIGALAIAILIPAAGKLLSDEQLSRFGAAYDPFADPQDSGMQLINSYIAIAEGGVTGLGLGNSVQKTGFLPESHTDFIMAIVSEELGIFGVGFVILCISFIVIKGFLLARKCDDPFGSLMAIGISAMIGVQACVNLGALTGLLPVTGVPLPFVSYGGSSMLALMASTGILVNISMFNNYRKQKLSIDEIAA is encoded by the coding sequence ATGCTGAAGAAGATGTTTCAGTTGTATGATTATTCTATTGTTATTACTGTGCTGCTATTGGGTTTATTCGGTGTAGTAATGGTTTATAGCTCTAGTATGGTTATTGCTGTGTCTCATTACGAGTATGATGCTAATTATTTTTTTCTCAAACAACGTATGTGGTTCATCCTTTCATCGATTGTATTTTTTATAACGATGATACTTCCATACCGCATTTACTTTAAATTATTTAAAATAATAGCGATGGGAAGTATTGCCGTGCTAATTCTAGTTTATCTAGTAGGACATACAGCAAATAATGCCCAAAGCTGGATTGCCATAGGTGGATTCCGATTGCAACCAGGTGAGTTTGTTAAAATAGGTGTAATCATTTACTTAGCGGCCATTTTCTCTAAAAAGCAGAAGTATATAGATGATTTTGGTACTGCTGTGATACCACCGCTTGTTTTCACAATCATTATTTTTATGCTAGTATTCTTCCAACCAGATTTAGGAACAGCAGTGTTAATTTCGATGATTGCGGTTGTTATGACGTTATCCTCAGGCATGAATATGAAAAATGTCATGAAGTTATTAGGCATAGGAGCACTTGCTATAGCAATCCTTATACCTGCTGCGGGTAAACTACTATCTGATGAGCAGTTATCGAGATTTGGTGCCGCTTATGACCCTTTTGCAGATCCGCAAGATTCGGGAATGCAATTAATTAACTCCTATATTGCAATTGCTGAGGGTGGGGTAACAGGTTTAGGTCTGGGGAATAGTGTTCAGAAAACCGGATTTCTTCCAGAGTCTCATACTGACTTTATTATGGCAATTGTGTCAGAAGAACTTGGGATTTTCGGTGTAGGTTTTGTTATTCTATGTATAAGTTTTATTGTTATAAAAGGTTTCTTGCTTGCTAGAAAATGTGATGATCCTTTTGGCAGCTTGATGGCAATTGGTATATCGGCAATGATTGGTGTCCAAGCTTGTGTAAACCTAGGTGCTCTAACGGGACTATTACCTGTAACAGGTGTACCATTGCCTTTTGTTAGTTACGGAGGATCTTCAATGCTCGCGTTAATGGCATCAACGGGTATACTAGTGAATATATCTATGTTTAATAATTATCGAAAACAAAAGTTATCGATTGACGAGATAGCTGCATAA
- a CDS encoding DUF1507 family protein gives MTPEIAIDHREKAYQLLKADADKILKLIKVQMDNLTMPQCPLYEEVLDTQMFGLSREIDFAVRLGLIEDSIGKELMDTLERELSALHDAFLNK, from the coding sequence TTGACGCCTGAGATTGCGATAGATCATCGCGAAAAAGCATATCAGCTATTAAAGGCAGATGCTGATAAAATATTAAAGCTAATCAAAGTGCAAATGGATAATTTAACGATGCCACAATGTCCTTTATATGAAGAAGTCTTAGATACACAAATGTTCGGTTTATCACGTGAAATCGATTTTGCTGTGCGCCTAGGATTAATAGAGGACAGTATTGGGAAAGAACTTATGGATACGTTAGAGAGAGAATTATCAGCATTGCATGATGCGTTTTTAAATAAATAA
- a CDS encoding peptidyl-prolyl cis-trans isomerase, translating into MENIILIKGKVKYPLTLDPGVWIFDDRKVDLTTYFDQENEIVNELEAYTKSVSEHWDREIKEGAIFPPINKSVKKFEKEKILNGTFAIPVKYFIQNAEPHSDAKTFTFIIASGKEYSLSIEDATSGLFGFSINGKPLKDDGPVHFYYSDGSNRENPITSIQGIVIS; encoded by the coding sequence ATGGAAAACATTATTTTGATTAAAGGTAAGGTTAAATACCCATTAACATTAGATCCAGGTGTTTGGATTTTCGATGATCGAAAAGTAGACTTAACTACATATTTTGATCAGGAGAATGAAATTGTAAATGAACTGGAAGCCTATACAAAGTCCGTTTCAGAACACTGGGACAGAGAAATTAAAGAAGGTGCAATCTTCCCACCTATTAATAAAAGTGTAAAGAAATTCGAAAAGGAAAAAATACTGAACGGAACATTTGCGATACCGGTTAAATACTTTATCCAAAACGCTGAACCACACTCAGATGCAAAAACTTTTACATTCATTATCGCGTCAGGAAAAGAGTATTCATTATCAATAGAAGATGCAACAAGTGGTCTATTCGGGTTTTCAATCAATGGTAAACCTCTTAAGGATGATGGGCCTGTACATTTTTACTATAGTGATGGCTCCAATAGAGAAAATCCAATAACAAGCATACAAGGAATCGTTATTTCTTAA
- a CDS encoding PhoH family protein has product MGKIYVLDTNVLLQDPLSIFSFEENEVVIPAVVLEEVDSKKRNMDEIGRNARHVSKLIDKLRETGKLYEKVPLENGGTFRIELNHRSFHELQEIFIEKTNDNRILAVAKNLSLEEEAKENGKPVILVSKDVLVRVKADSLGLQSEDFLSDRVVELDHIYNGYLEIYTQKEVLNRFYEKGEIATSELANHPFYPYQFIIMKDALNVSGSAVGMVDMSGKRIKKLVYNQEPIWGIKPRNVQQIMGLELLLRDDIPLVTLIGKAGTGKTLLALAAGLMQTEDLGLYKKLLVARPIVPVGKDIGYLPGEKEEKLRPWMQPIFDNLEFLFNTKKPGELDAILAGMGSIEVEALTYIRGRSIPEQFIIIDEAQNLTKHEVKTILTRVGERSKIVLMGDPEQIDHPYLDEYNNGLTYVVESFKDQKVSGHVRFVKGERSGLAQLAADIL; this is encoded by the coding sequence TTGGGGAAAATTTATGTCTTGGATACAAATGTATTATTACAAGATCCATTATCAATCTTCTCATTTGAAGAGAATGAAGTGGTGATTCCTGCAGTTGTACTAGAAGAAGTGGATTCGAAAAAGAGAAATATGGATGAAATAGGGAGAAATGCAAGACATGTATCCAAACTAATTGACAAGCTGAGAGAAACAGGCAAGCTATACGAAAAAGTACCATTAGAAAATGGTGGAACATTTCGGATTGAATTAAATCACCGCTCCTTTCATGAATTACAAGAAATCTTTATTGAAAAAACGAATGACAATCGAATACTTGCAGTTGCGAAAAATCTCTCTTTAGAAGAAGAAGCTAAAGAAAATGGCAAGCCAGTCATATTAGTTAGTAAGGACGTCCTAGTCCGTGTTAAGGCTGACAGCTTAGGCTTACAATCAGAGGACTTTTTAAGTGATCGAGTCGTTGAACTTGATCACATTTATAACGGGTATTTAGAGATATATACCCAAAAAGAGGTGTTAAACCGTTTTTATGAGAAGGGTGAAATTGCAACGAGTGAACTTGCAAATCATCCTTTTTATCCATATCAATTCATTATTATGAAAGATGCGTTAAATGTATCGGGCTCTGCTGTCGGAATGGTTGACATGAGTGGAAAAAGAATTAAAAAGCTCGTTTATAATCAAGAGCCGATATGGGGGATAAAACCGAGAAATGTTCAACAAATTATGGGGCTGGAATTGTTGCTAAGAGATGATATCCCATTGGTTACTTTAATTGGTAAAGCTGGTACAGGTAAGACACTTCTTGCATTAGCTGCTGGTTTAATGCAAACAGAAGACCTAGGATTGTATAAAAAGCTTTTAGTAGCTAGACCGATTGTTCCTGTAGGTAAAGATATTGGTTACTTACCTGGAGAAAAAGAAGAGAAATTAAGACCGTGGATGCAGCCAATATTTGACAACCTTGAATTCCTATTTAATACAAAGAAGCCTGGGGAGCTAGATGCAATATTAGCAGGGATGGGATCCATTGAGGTAGAAGCATTGACCTATATTAGAGGGAGAAGTATACCTGAGCAGTTTATCATCATTGATGAAGCTCAAAACTTAACAAAACATGAAGTGAAAACGATATTAACGCGAGTAGGTGAAAGAAGCAAAATCGTGTTGATGGGAGACCCCGAACAAATAGATCATCCTTATTTGGACGAATATAATAATGGGTTGACGTATGTTGTAGAAAGTTTTAAGGACCAGAAGGTGAGCGGGCACGTAAGATTTGTAAAAGGTGAACGTTCAGGATTAGCACAATTAGCCGCAGACATCTTATAA
- a CDS encoding YhcN/YlaJ family sporulation lipoprotein: protein MNKIVMILSLISFVVMAGCNNNNEAKQNEENEFIQVKNQVIEKEDPRSSEEIAQNLVKLASSVPNVNDATALVVGNVAVVGIDVNSKIDRSRVGTIKYSVAESLKHDPHGANAIVIADPDANVRLRQMGKEIKQGRPISGIMNELSAMVGRLMPELPADLFEQDRTAPTETNSKNQLPKGKENELEQEQQDQSKNQKNRDTQTPKNDNL, encoded by the coding sequence ATGAATAAAATTGTCATGATTTTATCGCTTATAAGTTTTGTTGTAATGGCCGGGTGTAACAATAACAATGAGGCAAAACAGAACGAAGAAAATGAATTTATTCAAGTTAAAAATCAAGTAATTGAAAAAGAAGATCCCAGGTCATCTGAAGAAATTGCACAAAATTTAGTTAAGCTTGCTTCAAGTGTTCCAAACGTTAATGATGCGACTGCTCTTGTCGTCGGTAATGTTGCAGTTGTAGGTATTGATGTGAATTCAAAAATTGATCGTTCTCGAGTTGGTACAATTAAATATTCTGTTGCTGAAAGTTTGAAGCATGATCCGCATGGTGCAAATGCAATTGTTATTGCAGATCCGGATGCGAATGTTCGCCTTCGCCAAATGGGTAAAGAGATAAAGCAAGGCCGGCCAATTAGTGGAATCATGAACGAATTATCAGCAATGGTCGGCAGACTTATGCCAGAACTTCCAGCAGATTTATTTGAACAAGACCGAACTGCTCCAACTGAAACGAATAGTAAAAATCAGCTGCCTAAAGGAAAAGAAAATGAGCTTGAACAGGAACAACAAGATCAATCAAAAAACCAGAAAAATCGAGACACTCAAACACCTAAAAATGATAATCTATAA
- a CDS encoding DUF2197 domain-containing protein: MRVKCVICDKIENIEDETLMAKRLRNRPIHTYMCQECHDRIEVRTKERLDTGKFRVYRERKLKEDW; the protein is encoded by the coding sequence ATGAGAGTTAAATGCGTGATATGCGATAAGATTGAAAATATAGAGGATGAGACATTAATGGCAAAACGATTACGAAATCGTCCCATTCATACATACATGTGCCAAGAGTGTCATGACCGCATTGAAGTTAGAACGAAAGAACGATTGGATACAGGAAAATTTAGAGTATATCGTGAAAGAAAGCTTAAAGAAGATTGGTAA